One stretch of Clavelina lepadiformis chromosome 6, kaClaLepa1.1, whole genome shotgun sequence DNA includes these proteins:
- the LOC143463428 gene encoding uncharacterized protein LOC143463428 isoform X2, with the protein MESMDEGNLEDLLMVRRNLEISWALRLKVNTEVAAGLRYLHHDNHSKVYVHGDLKPQNVLLTKDFEAKIADFGSTNIAVAVGATSISLELPDSKQCTEFYADPEFLNDPGKPRTPSEDVYSFGLIGYEIITREYVFSSSNPPQPNPNIIIELIKRKGLKPDPKFVERMAESVAQGEDKEIFNVLKSVMEDCWVKRPDINEIFEYLAEKYKQMDTSKISADVEALKMTRLDPDAETSTEKEYLTKCQRVPLVEFYHPFNSIQPPPISDTDTLYDLHEVILTHVQATEVSLANEDFKTAETELEKLLSVSINRELEPRFHELRRRIYLKLQSSFTNSQMLKFLLL; encoded by the exons ATGGAGTCAATGGATGAAGGCAACCTTGAGGACTTATTAATGGTCCGGCGCAATCTAGAAATTTCCTGGGCATTGCGTCTTAAAGTCAACACAGAAGTTGCGGCCGGGCTTCGTTACCTCCATCATGATAATCATAGCAAAGTTTACGTTCACGGCGATTTAAAGCCCCAGAATGTCCTTCTGACAAAAGACTTTGAGGCAAAAATTGCAGATTTTGGTTCTACAAATATAGCCGTGGCTGTTGGGGCAACAAGCATTTCGTTGGAATTACCCGATAGCAAACAATGCACAGAGTTTTATGCGGATCCCGAATTTTTAAATGATCCTGGAAAACCAAGAACACCTTCCGAGGACGTGTACAG TTTCGGCTTGATTGGTTACGAGATCATCACGAGAGAATATGTGTTTTCATCTTCCAATCCTCCTCAACCCAATCCAAACATTATCATCGAACTCATAAAACGTAAAGGACTAAAGCCGGATCCAAAGTTTGTTGAAAGGATGGCGGAGTCAGTTGCACAAGGAGAAGATAAAGAGATTTTTAATGTGCTGAAATCGGTCATGGAAGACTGCTGGGTGAAGCGACCGGATATAAATGAAA TTTTCGAATACTTGGCAGAGAAATACAAACAAATGGACACCAGCAAAATTTCTGCCGATGTGGAAGCACTAAAAATGACAAGACTCGACCCAGACGCAGAAACATCAACCGAAAAGGAATATTTGACCAAGTGTCAAAGAGTCCCATTGGTTGAATTCTATCATCCATTCAACAGTATTCAACCTCCTCCGATAAGTGATACTGATACACTGTATG ATCTTCATGAGGTTATTTTAACCCACGTTCAAGCAACAGAAGTGTCGTTAGCGAATGAAGACTTCAAAACCGCGGAAACAGAACTCGAAAAACTTCTATCTGTAAGCATTAATCGTGAGTTGGAGCCCAGGTTTCATGAGTTGCGTCGCCGTATATActtaaaattgcaaagttcATTTACAAACAGTCAAATGCTCAAGTTTTTGCTCCTCTAA
- the LOC143462432 gene encoding uncharacterized protein LOC143462432 → MRLSISKVKDVLILMVLTGLTQIRLINTEFTVKCISGVDSGFEQKTTWSDNCARMCRSPCNSTFETLDSCTNGIEYTSCGSDSTCIQNQGCVCDSPVYISGSLENAFIRSITCSNTSVIVLLNKCVLNLYGFKLANVFIGQPTVVSESEYSSNPPNATCYGTTTYKNGPTYRLAYRFGESNWCNTIREQNSTILTFKNAIQGISGGSTSSVDRSTRLFAPFQCSYYRTFYESVGTVLPSCGNGTTLVNGTCV, encoded by the exons ATGCGTTTATCAATAAGTAAGGTGAAAGATGTTTTAATCCTTATGGTTTTAACTGGTCTGACTCAGATTAGATTGATAAATACAG AGTTTACGGTAAAATGCATAAGCGGAGTGGATTCGGgatttgaacaaaaaacaaccTGGTCCGACAACTGTGCCAGAATGTGTCGATCACCCTGCAACTCTACATTCG AAACGTTGGATAGCTGCACAAACGGAATAGAATACACGTCTTGCGGTAGTGACTCAACGTGCATTCAGAATCAGGGCTGCGTATGTGATAGCCCAGTCTACATTTCAGGTTCCCTTGAAAATGCGTTTATACGAAGCATCACGTGCTCCAACACATCAGTTATCGTTCT ATTGAACAAATGCGTTTTAAACCTATACGGGTTTAAGTTAGCCAATGTCTTCATTGGCCAACCAACGGTGGTAAGTGAAAGCGAATACTCAAGCAATCCACCAAACGCGACATGCTACGGAACAACCACATACAAAAATGGTCCGACCTATCGCCTGGCTTACCGCTTTGGAGAGAGCAATTGGTGCAATACGATAAGAGAG CAAAATTCGACAATTTTAACATTCAAGAATGCAATCCAGGGGATTTCGGGTGGATCAACATCGTCTGTAGACCGTTCTACAAGGTTATTTGCACCATTTCAATGTAGTTATTACCGAACCTTCTACGAAAGCGTAGGTACTGTGCTACCATCATGCGGTAACGGGACGACATTAGTAAATGGCACCTGCGTTTAA
- the LOC143463428 gene encoding uncharacterized protein LOC143463428 isoform X1: MQFVTSQTNFGTKMSRITEFNASDFLTSWNTEDYIGNGNYAAVRRCYHKELGKVVAKIFKVTESDNQLSSGSLYREAEILRRLEHSNIVTFHGVTKWAQGKAILMESMDEGNLEDLLMVRRNLEISWALRLKVNTEVAAGLRYLHHDNHSKVYVHGDLKPQNVLLTKDFEAKIADFGSTNIAVAVGATSISLELPDSKQCTEFYADPEFLNDPGKPRTPSEDVYSFGLIGYEIITREYVFSSSNPPQPNPNIIIELIKRKGLKPDPKFVERMAESVAQGEDKEIFNVLKSVMEDCWVKRPDINEIFEYLAEKYKQMDTSKISADVEALKMTRLDPDAETSTEKEYLTKCQRVPLVEFYHPFNSIQPPPISDTDTLYDLHEVILTHVQATEVSLANEDFKTAETELEKLLSVSINRELEPRFHELRRRIYLKLQSSFTNSQMLKFLLL; the protein is encoded by the exons ATGCAATTTGTAACAAGTCAGACTAATTTCGGAACCAAAATGAGTCGGATTACAGAGTTCAATGCGTCGGACTTTCTAACAAGTTGGAATACTGAAGATTACATTGGTAATGGAAATTATGCAGCTGTCAGAAGATGTTACCACAAAGAGCTGGGTAAAGTCGTTGCAAAGATTTTTAAGGTCACCGAATCAGACAACCAACTCAGCAGCGGCTCACTTTA CAGAGAGGCAGAAATCCTGCGACGTTTGGAGCACTCCAACATTGTGACGTTCCATGGAGTAACAAAATGGGCCCAAGGCAAAGCCATCTTGATGGAGTCAATGGATGAAGGCAACCTTGAGGACTTATTAATGGTCCGGCGCAATCTAGAAATTTCCTGGGCATTGCGTCTTAAAGTCAACACAGAAGTTGCGGCCGGGCTTCGTTACCTCCATCATGATAATCATAGCAAAGTTTACGTTCACGGCGATTTAAAGCCCCAGAATGTCCTTCTGACAAAAGACTTTGAGGCAAAAATTGCAGATTTTGGTTCTACAAATATAGCCGTGGCTGTTGGGGCAACAAGCATTTCGTTGGAATTACCCGATAGCAAACAATGCACAGAGTTTTATGCGGATCCCGAATTTTTAAATGATCCTGGAAAACCAAGAACACCTTCCGAGGACGTGTACAG TTTCGGCTTGATTGGTTACGAGATCATCACGAGAGAATATGTGTTTTCATCTTCCAATCCTCCTCAACCCAATCCAAACATTATCATCGAACTCATAAAACGTAAAGGACTAAAGCCGGATCCAAAGTTTGTTGAAAGGATGGCGGAGTCAGTTGCACAAGGAGAAGATAAAGAGATTTTTAATGTGCTGAAATCGGTCATGGAAGACTGCTGGGTGAAGCGACCGGATATAAATGAAA TTTTCGAATACTTGGCAGAGAAATACAAACAAATGGACACCAGCAAAATTTCTGCCGATGTGGAAGCACTAAAAATGACAAGACTCGACCCAGACGCAGAAACATCAACCGAAAAGGAATATTTGACCAAGTGTCAAAGAGTCCCATTGGTTGAATTCTATCATCCATTCAACAGTATTCAACCTCCTCCGATAAGTGATACTGATACACTGTATG ATCTTCATGAGGTTATTTTAACCCACGTTCAAGCAACAGAAGTGTCGTTAGCGAATGAAGACTTCAAAACCGCGGAAACAGAACTCGAAAAACTTCTATCTGTAAGCATTAATCGTGAGTTGGAGCCCAGGTTTCATGAGTTGCGTCGCCGTATATActtaaaattgcaaagttcATTTACAAACAGTCAAATGCTCAAGTTTTTGCTCCTCTAA